Genomic DNA from Bacteroidota bacterium:
TAAGAAATATTTTCGCAGAATATTTTTCCGATAATCTTTTCGCTTCATACAATGGGGTTGGCCTCCCCACATAATTGTGCAGAAGATCATTCAGTTCCGCGCGGAAAGAATCATCTTCCATGATCGAACTATATTTCAAACGGAGTTCTTCCACATTGGGAAAAAGCAACTCGGGAATAAAAGCTCCGCCGAATTCGCCGTAATAACCTTTTTCAGAGACTGCGTAATTCATGTGATGATTGTTTGAATGCGTTGACGAATGGTTTGAGCATCTCAATATTTTTTTTGCCGGGATATAATTCGAACCTGCTGTTCACATCTATTCCCGCAAATGAAAGATGATGCACTTCGTAAATCTTAAGAACATCAGCAGGGCCAATTCCGCCGCTCAGGAGAAAAGGTGTGCTGCCGTTATATTCATTCAGTAATTCCCATGCAAATGAAAATCCATTTCCTCCTGCAAGCGGGCCGGCGGTATCAAAAAGAAAAAGATCCGCAGCGCCTTCATATTCCGCACAGCGTTCGAATGAATTCCCGTCTTCAATTGAAAATATTTTGATCACCTGTACTTTTTCGCGGAGATTCCGGCAATCGCTTACACTTTCTTCTCCATGCAACTGCACCGCATCGAGACGATAAATTTCAATCGCGTCTTTTATTTCGTCTGCATCGGCATTCACAAAGACGCCGGTTTTTTTCATTGACGGAACAGACCGTGAAAGTAAAGCGCATAATTCCGGGTCGATCTTTCCGGCTGCATAACGCGGGGAATTATCGGCGAAAATAAATCCTGCATAGTCGGCATGCATTTGCGATACCGAAATGAGGTCTTCATTGAAAGCTATACCACAGACTTTAACGATCATATCAGATTGGAGTTGGGAGAAGGTTTGCCCGCCTTTTTAAGCGGAGAGTTGGGAGCCGGCAATTCTTCTGCTTTTAACCTGGAAATAAAATTCGCACACGCTT
This window encodes:
- a CDS encoding phosphoribosylanthranilate isomerase, translated to MIVKVCGIAFNEDLISVSQMHADYAGFIFADNSPRYAAGKIDPELCALLSRSVPSMKKTGVFVNADADEIKDAIEIYRLDAVQLHGEESVSDCRNLREKVQVIKIFSIEDGNSFERCAEYEGAADLFLFDTAGPLAGGNGFSFAWELLNEYNGSTPFLLSGGIGPADVLKIYEVHHLSFAGIDVNSRFELYPGKKNIEMLKPFVNAFKQSSHELRSL